A window of the Lolium perenne isolate Kyuss_39 chromosome 7, Kyuss_2.0, whole genome shotgun sequence genome harbors these coding sequences:
- the LOC127312044 gene encoding uncharacterized protein: MEGMEKERVEVRTRPRPPLPASQQRAVDQFWMERQEEIEATVDFKERMLPMARLKKVIVRATEDDEDGMMISADTPAFLSRLCELFVQELAVRAWACARSHNRRIILGADIAEAVAATESYDFLLPVLLDHLHVVAHGGRTAPATARLVTRKRHMPDPVDPRRAARRAPPRVRPVVSPAPPSSARYAPYPFPCVLRESAPPLEDELMLPAPPMNYTTRGCVFFRNGDTFEAENSAAEMVRAPPPLAASAGGELQTSTVPPAPCYFYSYPVIDDNLDAFALGNTEPSGNTENPAGNADGNVNGAIGVAHGGQQQELSGNLGNTDPSGTGNESPMHYMLLEEVLLDQDLLFPPDAADMFPVVSALPDPEDFIIDQDVLHDVFADPSSSSSTCSN, translated from the coding sequence ATGGAAGGAATGGAGAAGGAGCGTGTGGAGGTGCGCACGCGGCCGAGGCCACCACTGCCGGCGTCGCAGCAGCGCGCGGTGGACCAGTTCTGGATGGAGCgccaggaggagatcgaggcgacGGTGGACTTCAAGGAACGGATGCTGCCCATGGCCCGGCTGAAGAAGGTCATCGTCCGCGCCACCGAGGATGACGAGGACGGCATGATGATCTCCGCGGACACGCCGGCGTTCCTCTCCAGGCTCTGCGAGCTCTTCGTGCAGGAGCTCGCCGTGCGCGCCTGGGCGTGCGCCCGCTCCCACAACCGCCGCATCATACTCGGCGCCGACATCGCCGAGGCCGTCGCAGCCACCGAGTCCTACGACTTCCTCCTCCCCGTGCTCCTCGACCACCTGCACGTGGTGGCGCACGGCGGACGTACtgcgccggcgacggcgaggctcgTCACCAGGAAGCGCCACATGCCGGACCCGGTCGACCCTCGACGTGCAGCGCGGAGAGCCCCTCCCCGTGTTCGTCCGGTCGTTTCCCCGGCGCCACCCTCCAGCGCCCGCTACGCGCCGTATCCGTTTCCGTGTGTGCTGCGAGAATCAGCACCTCCCCTGGAGGATGAGCTTATGCTGCCAGCGCCACCCATGAACTACACGACAAGGGGCTGCGTCTTCTTCAGGAACGGCGACACTTTTGAAGCTGAAAACTCTGCTGCTGAAATGGTGAGAGCTCCTCCTCCTTTGGCAGCGTCTGCAGGAGGAGAGCTACAGACCAGCACTGTTCCTCCTGCTCCTTGCTACTTCTACTCTTACCCGGTGATCGACGACAATCTTGACGCATTCGCTCTTGGCAACACCGAACCGAGTGGAAACACTGAAAATCCTGCCGGAAATGCCGACGGAAACGTCAATGGTGCTATTGGTGTCGCTCATGGTGGCCAGCAGCAGGAGCTGAGCGGAAACCTTGGCAACACTGATCCGAGTGGAACTGGGAACGAGTCCCCAATGCACTACATGCTTCTGGAGGAGGTCCTGCTGGATCAAGACCTGCTGTTTCCTCCTGATGCTGCTGATATGTTTCCGGTGGTGAGCGCCCTGCCGGATCCGGAGGATTTCATCATCGACCAAGATGTTCTTCACGACGTCTTCGCCGAcccaagcagcagcagcagcacttgCAGCAACTAA